Proteins from a single region of Nodularia sp. LEGE 06071:
- a CDS encoding M16 family metallopeptidase, whose product MNQPSRSILDWSNQVTIRLRRLSTILMVLVICWSGLLPDMALAQTQTANPLQRIRQFRQTPPEKTSIQPYLDRVIEQLTEFRLENGLKFIVLERHQAPVVSFLTYADVGGVDEPDGQTGVAHFLEHLAFKGTTRIGTKDYEAEKLLLDRLEELDAQIRTAKANGKADDLAQLQTEFKQVESQADALVTQNEMGQIVNQAGGVGLNASTSAEATKYFYSFPANKLKLWMSLESERFLEPVVRREFYKEKDVILEERRMRVDNSPIGMMIENFIATAFTVHPYKRPVIGYEEDIRNLTPENVQNFFDAYYVPSNLTIAVVGDVDPAEVKRLAKIYFGRYQAKPKATANISAEPPQTQTREFTLELPSQPWYLEGYHRPSVSHPDDAVYEIISGLLSNGRTSRLYKSLVEQQSLALNAQGFSGFPGDKYANLMLFYALTAPGHTVDEVAIALRTEIEKLKVEPVAATDLQRVKTQARASLLRSLNSNMGMAQQLLEAEVKTGSWRNLFQQLDNISAVTTADIQRVAKATFTSENRTIGKLLSKPG is encoded by the coding sequence ATGAATCAGCCCAGTCGTTCAATATTGGATTGGTCAAATCAAGTAACTATCAGATTGCGTCGGCTCTCGACCATTTTGATGGTACTCGTAATTTGCTGGTCGGGGTTACTTCCAGACATGGCTCTGGCACAAACTCAAACCGCAAATCCTCTGCAAAGAATCCGGCAATTTCGCCAAACCCCACCAGAAAAAACTTCAATTCAACCGTATTTAGATCGGGTAATTGAGCAATTAACTGAGTTTCGCCTAGAAAATGGGTTGAAATTCATCGTCTTAGAACGGCATCAAGCGCCTGTCGTTTCTTTTCTGACTTATGCTGATGTGGGTGGTGTGGATGAGCCAGATGGTCAAACTGGTGTAGCCCACTTTCTAGAGCATTTGGCATTTAAAGGTACGACACGCATCGGCACAAAAGACTACGAAGCCGAAAAACTTTTACTAGACCGTTTAGAAGAGTTAGATGCCCAAATTAGAACCGCAAAAGCCAATGGTAAAGCAGATGATCTGGCTCAATTGCAAACTGAATTTAAGCAAGTAGAGTCCCAAGCAGACGCGCTAGTTACACAAAACGAAATGGGGCAAATTGTCAACCAAGCCGGGGGTGTGGGTTTAAATGCTAGCACTTCCGCTGAAGCTACCAAATATTTTTACAGCTTTCCTGCCAATAAGTTGAAACTGTGGATGTCGCTGGAGTCAGAGCGATTTTTAGAGCCTGTCGTTCGTCGCGAGTTTTACAAAGAAAAAGATGTAATTTTAGAAGAACGGCGAATGCGGGTGGATAATTCCCCGATCGGCATGATGATCGAGAATTTTATCGCTACGGCTTTCACAGTCCATCCCTACAAACGACCAGTCATTGGTTATGAAGAAGATATCCGCAATCTCACACCGGAAAATGTCCAAAACTTTTTTGATGCTTACTATGTACCGAGTAATTTAACCATTGCTGTTGTCGGAGATGTTGATCCGGCGGAAGTCAAAAGACTGGCAAAAATTTATTTTGGCCGCTATCAAGCCAAACCAAAAGCAACAGCAAATATTTCGGCTGAACCACCACAAACACAAACAAGAGAATTTACTTTAGAATTACCTTCTCAACCTTGGTATTTAGAAGGCTATCACCGCCCATCAGTTAGCCATCCCGATGATGCAGTGTATGAAATTATTAGCGGTTTATTAAGTAATGGGCGCACATCTCGGTTGTATAAATCTTTGGTAGAACAGCAGAGTTTGGCATTAAATGCTCAGGGTTTTAGTGGTTTCCCTGGGGATAAGTACGCAAATTTGATGTTGTTTTATGCGCTCACGGCTCCCGGTCACACTGTGGATGAAGTAGCGATCGCTTTGCGAACAGAAATTGAAAAATTGAAAGTTGAACCTGTGGCGGCGACTGACTTGCAACGGGTGAAAACCCAAGCACGGGCGAGTTTGTTACGTAGCCTGAATTCCAATATGGGTATGGCACAGCAGTTATTGGAAGCAGAGGTAAAAACTGGTTCTTGGCGAAATTTGTTTCAGCAATTAGATAATATTTCGGCGGTAACCACTGCTGATATTCAACGGGTGGCGAAGGCGACTTTTACATCAGAGAATCGCACCATTGGCAAGTTGTTGTCGAAACCAGGATAA
- a CDS encoding TetR/AcrR family transcriptional regulator, producing MRVFNSPPPSEAQTRTRILQAAQKLFASKGFDGTTTRDLAQAAGVAEGTLFRHFSNKKSILVEVATSGWVDILTDLLTELSEMGSYKAIAQVMRRRMWNLHKNVDLMKVCFMEVQFHPDLRDRIQEEVIGKMTDVAEAFFQSAMDKGIYRQTDAKLVAKVFLGMFAIAGFSNNTLMAPDASPQEMQQMAEGLADIFLNGVLAKE from the coding sequence ATGCGAGTTTTTAATTCACCTCCGCCTTCAGAAGCACAAACACGTACCCGCATTTTACAAGCGGCACAGAAGTTATTTGCCTCTAAGGGATTTGATGGCACTACCACCCGTGATTTAGCCCAAGCAGCAGGGGTTGCTGAAGGCACTTTGTTTCGTCATTTTTCCAATAAAAAGTCTATTTTAGTGGAAGTAGCTACTAGTGGCTGGGTGGATATTTTAACAGATTTGCTGACAGAATTGAGCGAAATGGGCAGTTATAAGGCGATCGCTCAAGTGATGCGCCGCCGGATGTGGAATTTACACAAAAATGTCGATTTGATGAAAGTTTGTTTCATGGAGGTGCAGTTTCATCCAGATTTGCGCGATCGCATTCAAGAAGAAGTCATTGGTAAAATGACCGATGTGGCTGAAGCTTTTTTTCAAAGTGCGATGGATAAGGGTATTTATCGCCAAACTGATGCCAAACTGGTGGCTAAGGTGTTTTTGGGAATGTTTGCGATCGCCGGATTTTCTAACAATACTCTCATGGCTCCAGATGCTTCACCCCAAGAAATGCAGCAAATGGCAGAAGGATTGGCTGATATCTTTCTCAATGGAGTTTTAGCTAAAGAATAA
- a CDS encoding DUF4332 domain-containing protein — protein MSTKQPNTRSPITACDWPIEQLPGLSPEEQAKLQNCGITTTKQLIKQGKTAETRVNLANKLKVNLQYVNKWIALADLARIPGIGLQYSGLLLHSGIGSVAQLAQTPTHRLHQQIMRLQVSTMQRRDLCPTIDVVQQWSQQAKQIT, from the coding sequence ATGTCCACCAAACAGCCAAATACTAGAAGTCCGATCACCGCTTGCGATTGGCCAATTGAGCAATTACCTGGATTAAGTCCAGAAGAACAAGCCAAACTGCAAAATTGTGGAATTACAACCACAAAACAGCTAATTAAACAAGGAAAAACTGCGGAAACTAGGGTAAATTTAGCAAATAAATTAAAAGTTAATCTGCAATATGTCAATAAATGGATTGCCTTAGCTGATTTAGCGCGTATTCCTGGTATAGGACTGCAATATTCCGGGTTATTGCTACATTCCGGTATTGGTTCTGTCGCCCAACTAGCTCAAACTCCCACCCACAGGCTGCACCAACAAATTATGCGCCTACAAGTATCAACAATGCAGCGACGAGATTTGTGTCCCACCATTGATGTAGTCCAACAATGGAGTCAACAAGCGAAACAAATCACCTAA
- a CDS encoding PhzF family phenazine biosynthesis protein — MGLVIFQVDAFSKRCFAGNPAAVCVLSECRDDAWMQNVAQEMNLSETAFLVRQDDGFSLRWFTPMVEVPLCGHATLASAHVLWSAGYLLPDEVARFYTKSGVLMAKCLDEWIELDFPVNLSQETVAPPELSEALGVPCKSVLQNSLGYLVEVESEDLVRQMQPNFQQLKKLPIADVIVTSQTDAGSEYDFVSRFFAPGLGIDEDPVTGAAHCCLAAFWRDRLHKDEFLAFQASRRGGVVKVRYPGGDRVFLSGQAVTVMRGELMS; from the coding sequence TCAGGTTGATGCTTTTAGTAAGAGATGTTTTGCGGGGAATCCGGCGGCTGTTTGTGTTTTGTCTGAGTGTCGGGATGATGCTTGGATGCAGAATGTGGCGCAGGAGATGAATTTGTCTGAAACGGCTTTTTTGGTGCGACAGGATGATGGTTTTAGTCTGCGTTGGTTTACGCCGATGGTGGAAGTTCCTCTTTGTGGTCACGCAACTTTGGCTAGCGCCCATGTTCTTTGGTCTGCTGGGTATTTGTTACCTGATGAGGTTGCCCGTTTTTATACGAAAAGCGGTGTTTTGATGGCTAAATGTCTGGATGAGTGGATTGAGTTAGATTTTCCGGTGAATTTATCTCAGGAAACAGTCGCGCCTCCGGAGTTAAGCGAGGCTTTGGGTGTACCTTGTAAGTCTGTGCTGCAAAATTCTCTGGGGTATTTAGTCGAGGTGGAGTCTGAGGATTTGGTACGACAAATGCAGCCTAATTTTCAGCAGTTGAAAAAATTGCCTATAGCTGATGTGATTGTGACTAGCCAAACTGATGCTGGTTCTGAATATGATTTTGTTTCTCGGTTTTTTGCGCCGGGATTAGGGATCGATGAAGACCCTGTGACTGGGGCGGCTCATTGTTGTCTGGCGGCTTTCTGGCGCGATCGCCTGCATAAAGATGAGTTTTTGGCTTTTCAGGCTTCCCGGCGCGGTGGAGTGGTGAAGGTGCGCTATCCAGGAGGCGATCGCGTATTTCTCTCTGGACAAGCAGTAACTGTGATGCGAGGCGAATTAATGAGTTAA